The Streptococcus pluranimalium genome contains a region encoding:
- a CDS encoding FMN-binding protein yields the protein MKNKLIYGTLLFGSLLTLAACGSDTAKDASKTADTAKSEVSKKAEDTKKAVSDATSADLKDGTYKAESDYDSRGWKVVHTITVKDGKITESDFGYENKDGQKKADDEEYNKNMKAKSGVSSKEATEQLNKELVDKQNVDDVEVVSGATHTSSNFELSTKELLKAAEEGNTETVTIELPAE from the coding sequence ATGAAAAATAAATTAATTTATGGAACATTACTTTTTGGTTCATTGTTAACACTTGCTGCTTGTGGAAGTGATACAGCAAAAGATGCTTCAAAAACAGCAGACACAGCTAAATCTGAAGTAAGTAAAAAAGCTGAAGATACTAAAAAAGCCGTTAGCGATGCAACTTCAGCTGACCTAAAAGATGGTACTTATAAAGCTGAATCAGACTACGATTCACGTGGATGGAAAGTAGTACACACGATCACTGTAAAAGATGGTAAAATCACAGAATCAGACTTTGGTTATGAAAACAAAGATGGTCAGAAAAAAGCTGATGACGAAGAATACAACAAAAACATGAAAGCAAAATCAGGTGTTTCTTCTAAAGAAGCTACAGAACAATTGAACAAAGAACTTGTTGACAAACAAAATGTTGACGATGTAGAAGTTGTATCAGGTGCAACACATACATCAAGTAACTTCGAACTTTCAACGAAAGAATTGCTTAAAGCAGCAGAAGAAGGAAACACTGAAACAGTAACAATCGAATTGCCAGCAGAGTAA
- a CDS encoding DUF5960 family protein, translating to MARQDMYHNRLQIDYFSESYQAFEEAYYRYSTFTTPLTFLVDDILKYMAISGNSFFTLDAKNSKDNKNHHFHFTKTFPQQDSNIQLYHYHHHDSD from the coding sequence GTGGCTAGACAAGATATGTATCACAATCGTCTACAAATCGATTATTTTTCTGAAAGTTATCAGGCATTCGAAGAGGCATACTACCGTTATTCAACCTTTACAACGCCATTAACTTTTTTGGTAGATGATATTCTCAAGTATATGGCAATCTCTGGGAATAGTTTTTTCACTTTAGATGCTAAGAATAGCAAGGATAACAAGAATCATCATTTCCACTTTACCAAAACATTTCCTCAACAAGATAGCAATATCCAACTTTATCATTATCACCATCATGATAGTGACTAA
- a CDS encoding Y-family DNA polymerase has translation MGYFDYSKEPISDIAFIDMKSFYASVECVARGLHPLRTSLCVMSHAANSKGLILAASPIFKKVFGKSNVGRSYDLPFDVTTRRFSYENAKRLNLPTNPAYVRFIEAWARATIIVPPRMDEYIKRNMLIQDIFKNYASPDDILPYSIDEGFIDLTSSLNYFIKDHTLSRKDKLDMLSAQIQRDVWKNTGIYATIGMSNSNPLLAKLALDNEAKHTTTMRANWSYEDVEDKVWGISQMTDFWGIGRRMEKRLYLLGICSIKELANANPDLLKKELGYKGLELFFHANGIDESNVHNPYKPKSSSIGNSQVLPKDYHRQEDIELVLSEMAEQVAIRLRRKQYHTSLVSLYVGYSKTDQHKNIHTQISIDPTHRTKALIGTVLYLFRKHYQGGAVRNIGISYGKLSNDSSRSISLFEDFEREEKEEQLEETVDRIRERFGFSSLLPATALLEASRSIERSRLVGGHSTGGLDGLS, from the coding sequence ATGGGATATTTTGATTATTCAAAAGAGCCGATATCTGATATTGCTTTTATTGACATGAAATCATTCTATGCTAGCGTAGAATGTGTAGCTAGAGGACTTCATCCTCTTCGCACATCTCTATGTGTGATGAGTCATGCCGCAAACTCTAAAGGACTTATTTTAGCAGCATCTCCCATCTTTAAAAAGGTCTTTGGTAAATCTAATGTTGGTCGTAGTTATGATTTGCCTTTTGACGTTACCACGAGACGTTTTTCATATGAAAATGCTAAGCGCTTGAATTTACCAACCAATCCTGCCTATGTTCGATTTATCGAAGCTTGGGCGAGGGCTACTATCATTGTTCCTCCAAGGATGGATGAGTATATCAAACGAAACATGCTCATCCAAGATATTTTTAAAAATTACGCAAGTCCTGACGACATCCTGCCTTATTCTATCGATGAAGGTTTTATTGATTTAACAAGCTCACTTAATTATTTTATTAAAGATCACACCTTGTCTCGCAAGGATAAATTAGATATGCTCTCTGCTCAAATTCAAAGAGATGTTTGGAAAAATACAGGGATTTATGCCACCATTGGTATGTCTAACAGTAATCCCTTATTAGCTAAATTAGCTTTAGACAATGAAGCTAAACATACGACTACTATGAGAGCCAATTGGTCCTATGAGGATGTTGAAGACAAGGTTTGGGGAATTAGTCAAATGACAGATTTCTGGGGAATTGGTCGTCGGATGGAAAAACGCCTCTATTTGTTAGGTATTTGCTCTATTAAGGAATTAGCAAATGCTAATCCCGACCTTTTAAAAAAAGAGTTGGGGTACAAGGGACTTGAATTATTTTTTCATGCCAATGGGATTGATGAAAGTAATGTTCACAATCCATATAAGCCTAAATCAAGCTCTATTGGCAATTCCCAAGTCCTACCTAAGGATTACCATCGACAAGAGGATATTGAACTGGTTTTATCTGAGATGGCAGAACAAGTTGCCATCCGTTTAAGGCGAAAACAGTATCATACTAGTCTCGTCAGTCTCTATGTTGGTTATTCTAAGACAGATCAGCACAAAAATATTCATACTCAGATAAGCATTGACCCAACCCACCGTACCAAAGCATTAATTGGCACTGTTCTTTATCTTTTTAGAAAGCATTACCAAGGAGGAGCTGTTCGCAATATTGGTATCAGCTATGGCAAACTTTCAAATGATAGCAGTCGCTCGATTTCACTTTTTGAGGATTTTGAAAGAGAGGAGAAGGAGGAACAGTTGGAGGAGACAGTTGATCGCATTAGGGAGCGTTTTGGATTTTCATCATTATTACCAGCAACAGCATTACTAGAAGCCTCCCGTAGCATTGAAAGAAGTCGTTTAGTTGGTGGACATTCAACAGGTGGATTGGATGGTTTAAGCTAA
- a CDS encoding XRE family transcriptional regulator: protein MFLGHQLKEIRLQKNLSQAKVAALLGISRPSYTNWELGKTRPNQKHLQHLADILEVSPSYFESEHEIVDIYLQLNTDNKQKTVAYSKSLLQQQNVIPISQAKQKLYAYKVYERLSAGTGYTYFNDGNYDEVFYEERLDHDFASWVFGDSMEPTYLNGEVVLIKQTGFDYDGAVYAVDWDGQTYVKRVYREEEGLRLVSINRKYADKFAPYEEEPRIVGKIIGHFMPVEAQ, encoded by the coding sequence ATGTTTTTAGGTCATCAATTAAAAGAAATACGACTTCAGAAAAACCTTTCGCAGGCTAAAGTTGCAGCATTATTAGGGATTTCACGGCCGTCATATACTAATTGGGAGCTTGGTAAAACAAGACCCAACCAAAAGCATCTACAACATTTAGCTGATATTTTAGAGGTTTCTCCTTCTTATTTTGAATCAGAACACGAGATTGTCGATATTTACTTACAGCTTAATACCGACAATAAGCAAAAAACTGTCGCATATAGCAAATCATTATTGCAACAACAGAACGTTATTCCGATTTCACAGGCTAAGCAGAAATTATATGCTTACAAGGTCTACGAGCGTTTATCAGCAGGTACTGGCTATACGTATTTTAATGACGGGAATTATGATGAAGTTTTTTACGAAGAACGCCTTGACCATGACTTTGCGTCCTGGGTTTTTGGTGATTCTATGGAGCCAACCTATTTAAATGGCGAGGTTGTTTTGATTAAACAGACTGGTTTTGACTACGATGGAGCTGTTTATGCAGTAGATTGGGATGGACAAACTTATGTTAAAAGGGTCTATCGTGAAGAAGAGGGACTACGCTTAGTATCTATCAACCGCAAATACGCTGATAAGTTTGCCCCCTATGAGGAAGAACCACGTATTGTCGGAAAAATTATTGGACACTTTATGCCAGTAGAAGCTCAGTAA
- a CDS encoding ABC transporter ATP-binding protein — MSVLSLKGVTKSFKDGSKTITALKETNFQVEAGEFVAIIGPSGSGKSTFLTISGGLQTPSSGEVLINNNSYSGLSEKKRSKRRFQDIGFILQASNLVPFLTVKQHLQLVDKINKSSRPEVAEGLLNDLSISHLADKLPEELSGGERQRVAIARALYNDPVLILADEPTASLDTERAYDVVKLLAKESKEKNKAIIMVTHDKRMIAECDKVYEMQDGVLRDVSHSH; from the coding sequence ATGTCAGTATTAAGCTTAAAAGGAGTCACTAAGTCCTTCAAAGATGGCTCTAAAACGATCACAGCTCTAAAAGAAACGAACTTTCAAGTGGAAGCAGGAGAATTTGTAGCTATTATTGGACCATCTGGTTCAGGAAAGTCAACCTTTTTAACTATTTCTGGTGGTCTGCAAACACCAAGCAGTGGTGAGGTTCTTATCAATAACAATTCTTACTCAGGCTTATCTGAGAAAAAGCGTTCTAAACGACGTTTTCAAGATATTGGATTTATTTTACAAGCTTCAAATTTAGTACCCTTTTTGACTGTTAAACAACATTTGCAGCTAGTGGATAAAATCAATAAGTCCAGTCGTCCCGAAGTAGCGGAAGGGCTTTTAAATGATCTCAGTATTTCACATCTAGCGGATAAATTACCCGAAGAATTGTCAGGAGGCGAGCGCCAACGTGTGGCTATCGCACGCGCTTTATATAATGACCCTGTCCTAATCTTAGCTGATGAACCGACAGCTAGTTTGGATACGGAAAGAGCCTATGACGTCGTCAAACTTTTAGCCAAAGAAAGTAAAGAAAAAAACAAGGCCATCATCATGGTTACACACGACAAGCGGATGATTGCAGAGTGTGATAAGGTATATGAGATGCAGGATGGGGTTCTACGTGATGTCAGTCATTCACATTAA
- a CDS encoding ABC transporter permease, whose product MFLALNEIKHAKLRYGLILGLLFLIAYLMFFLTGLAFGLMQDNRSAVDKWQADTILLNKEANDLLSASTISKEDADKVKADNLAPLSQMASSAWTKNDSTDDEKEKVSLFGLEKTSFLAPNITQGRLFKNDKEVVIDQSLAQENDFKIGQTLQLASTDKTLKIVGYTDNAMFSVAPVLYMNQRAFNQVKYGENSSKSPINALVVKGKATDYPKDLKSLKIADFIKKLPGYNAQNLTFGFMIGFLIIIASVVIGIFMYVLTIQKAPIFGVMKVQGISSSYIGGAVMSQTFLLSLIGTSLGLLGTWLSSLALPAAVPFQSNWTLYGAIGLALIIFALLGTLFSVRSVSKIDPLVAIS is encoded by the coding sequence ATGTTTCTAGCTTTAAATGAAATTAAACATGCTAAATTGAGATATGGTCTTATTTTAGGCTTGCTTTTTCTAATCGCTTATCTTATGTTTTTTCTAACTGGATTAGCTTTTGGTCTTATGCAAGATAATCGTTCTGCTGTCGATAAATGGCAGGCTGATACTATCCTTTTAAACAAGGAAGCCAATGATCTTCTGTCTGCTTCAACCATCTCAAAAGAGGATGCTGATAAAGTCAAAGCAGATAACTTAGCACCTTTAAGTCAAATGGCAAGTTCAGCCTGGACAAAAAATGATTCTACAGACGATGAAAAAGAAAAGGTTTCTTTATTTGGCCTTGAAAAGACAAGTTTTCTAGCACCTAACATCACGCAAGGTCGTCTATTCAAAAATGACAAGGAAGTGGTGATTGACCAATCGCTTGCTCAAGAAAATGATTTCAAGATAGGTCAGACACTTCAACTAGCTAGCACTGACAAGACCTTAAAGATTGTGGGTTACACCGACAATGCCATGTTCAGTGTAGCGCCTGTTTTATATATGAATCAAAGGGCTTTTAATCAAGTCAAATATGGAGAAAATAGCTCTAAATCACCAATTAATGCTCTCGTTGTAAAAGGTAAAGCAACTGATTATCCCAAGGATTTGAAATCTTTAAAAATAGCTGATTTCATTAAAAAGTTGCCTGGATATAATGCCCAAAACTTGACTTTTGGATTTATGATTGGATTCTTGATTATCATTGCTTCGGTTGTTATCGGTATTTTTATGTATGTTTTGACCATCCAAAAAGCTCCTATTTTTGGAGTTATGAAAGTTCAAGGGATTTCCAGTAGTTATATCGGTGGAGCAGTCATGTCTCAAACCTTTTTGTTGAGCCTTATTGGGACTAGTTTGGGGCTCTTAGGAACTTGGCTCAGCTCCCTTGCTTTACCTGCAGCAGTGCCGTTTCAGAGCAATTGGACACTCTATGGAGCTATTGGTTTAGCCTTGATTATTTTCGCACTTTTGGGAACATTATTCTCTGTCAGATCGGTTTCCAAAATTGATCCCCTTGTTGCCATTAGTTAG
- a CDS encoding 2-keto-4-pentenoate hydratase, with product MTTTKEPLVADLANQLFNALTFKDPLEMADLEGKVTDYETAYHVQDAFVALRQEEVQGYKVSLTSEETQRMFDSDEPFYGQETVTQFVQGPLTLSLSDLLEPLIEIELVFRAKEDLSVDDTPEDLLEKLTIAPGIEVPDARFKNWFPKLNKYLVVSDCAVGGRVVYGQEQDVKGNFTVEDLANISGVLSKDGQEIDKGTSAEVLGNPLNSVTWLVKKLANHGKTFKKGQQVSSGTFIIPPHLEKGLYRVDYGSGVGSLELTVTE from the coding sequence ATGACTACGACAAAAGAACCTTTAGTTGCAGATTTAGCAAATCAATTATTTAATGCTTTAACTTTTAAAGACCCTTTAGAAATGGCTGATTTAGAAGGTAAAGTTACTGATTATGAAACAGCTTATCATGTTCAAGATGCCTTTGTTGCTCTTCGTCAAGAAGAAGTACAAGGTTATAAGGTTAGCTTGACCAGTGAGGAGACACAACGGATGTTTGATTCAGATGAGCCCTTCTATGGGCAAGAAACAGTGACGCAATTTGTCCAAGGACCTCTAACCTTGTCTCTATCAGATTTGTTGGAACCTTTGATTGAAATTGAATTAGTTTTCCGTGCTAAAGAAGATTTATCAGTTGATGATACACCAGAAGACCTTCTGGAGAAATTAACTATTGCCCCAGGAATTGAAGTGCCAGATGCACGCTTTAAGAACTGGTTCCCTAAACTCAACAAATATTTAGTGGTTTCAGATTGTGCCGTTGGTGGGCGCGTTGTCTATGGACAGGAACAGGATGTCAAAGGCAACTTCACTGTTGAAGATTTGGCTAATATCTCGGGCGTTTTAAGTAAAGATGGTCAAGAAATTGATAAGGGAACGTCAGCAGAAGTGCTAGGAAATCCTTTGAACTCTGTTACTTGGTTGGTTAAAAAATTAGCTAATCACGGTAAAACCTTCAAAAAAGGACAGCAAGTATCAAGTGGTACCTTCATCATTCCACCGCATTTGGAAAAAGGCTTATATCGTGTTGATTACGGTAGTGGCGTCGGTTCTCTAGAGTTAACTGTCACCGAATAA
- a CDS encoding DUF1002 domain-containing protein — translation MSIKKQVTTAGILMASLSFSSVALAESQVQSVIDESYVQPDYVLGYSLSDSQKEETLRLLNYQEGKDTDLKTLNTSSYAKIMDVADDSSLQLYSSVKIKKLGASKTLNVSIVTPENITKVTEDMYRNAAVTLGIQHADIEIAAPIPVTGESALAGIYYSLEENGAQVSDESKELAQEELNTLSDINQENQGKEGYDADKLNVALTDIKSAVAQAGKGLTKDDVQKIVEDTLENYNLKSSISDSQMNLIVNFALNLSNSGIISNSDFVNTLNDLKDSIVSKADGSFKGIDVNFDANKAIEQGKGIWQQIVDFFKSLIG, via the coding sequence ATGTCTATCAAAAAACAAGTAACAACAGCAGGGATTCTTATGGCTTCACTATCATTTTCAAGTGTTGCTTTAGCAGAAAGTCAGGTGCAGTCTGTTATTGACGAAAGCTATGTGCAGCCAGATTATGTGCTAGGTTACTCTCTATCGGATTCCCAAAAGGAGGAAACGCTTCGTTTATTGAATTATCAAGAAGGCAAAGATACTGACTTAAAGACCTTAAACACAAGTAGTTACGCTAAAATCATGGATGTTGCAGATGATAGCAGTTTACAATTATACTCATCGGTTAAAATTAAAAAGTTAGGAGCTTCTAAAACGCTAAATGTTAGTATTGTAACACCTGAAAATATTACAAAGGTTACTGAAGACATGTATCGCAATGCTGCGGTTACCTTGGGTATTCAACATGCCGATATTGAAATTGCAGCACCGATTCCTGTAACTGGAGAATCAGCCTTGGCTGGTATTTACTATTCCTTAGAAGAAAATGGTGCCCAGGTATCTGATGAAAGTAAAGAGCTAGCCCAAGAAGAGCTCAATACTTTATCGGATATTAACCAAGAAAACCAAGGCAAAGAGGGGTACGATGCGGATAAGCTCAATGTCGCTCTGACTGATATCAAATCAGCAGTTGCGCAGGCAGGAAAAGGATTAACTAAGGATGATGTCCAAAAAATTGTCGAAGACACTTTGGAGAATTATAACCTAAAATCTAGCATCAGCGACAGTCAGATGAATTTAATCGTCAATTTTGCTCTTAATTTGTCAAATAGCGGAATTATTAGTAACAGCGACTTTGTTAATACCTTGAATGACTTAAAAGACAGTATTGTTTCTAAAGCAGACGGTAGTTTCAAAGGTATAGATGTTAATTTTGATGCCAATAAGGCCATTGAACAAGGAAAAGGTATTTGGCAACAAATTGTTGACTTCTTTAAAAGTTTAATTGGATAA
- a CDS encoding class A sortase, with translation MAQKKKTKLGGFLRNLIVVLLIVVGIALIFNKSIRNSLIARNTNKYQVEHVSKETIEKNKKAKTSFDFDDVQSISTESVLAAQMDAQLLPVIGGIAIPDVGINLPIFKGLGNTELTYGAGTMKENQVMGGENNYALASHHVFGMTGSSEMLFSPLDRAKNGMKIYLTDKDKVYTYKITNVHVVAPTEVAVIDDHAGKSELTLVTCTDAEATERTIVNAILEKESRYDEASNDIHKAFNTSYNQIVL, from the coding sequence ATGGCTCAAAAAAAGAAAACTAAATTAGGTGGATTTTTAAGAAATCTGATTGTTGTTCTACTGATTGTTGTTGGGATTGCTTTAATCTTTAATAAATCGATTCGTAATAGTCTGATCGCTAGAAATACTAATAAATATCAAGTTGAGCATGTCAGTAAAGAAACGATTGAGAAAAATAAAAAAGCTAAAACAAGCTTTGATTTTGACGATGTTCAATCTATCAGTACAGAGTCTGTGCTAGCCGCACAGATGGATGCACAGCTTTTACCTGTTATCGGTGGTATAGCGATACCAGATGTCGGCATTAATCTTCCCATTTTTAAAGGCCTAGGTAATACGGAACTAACCTATGGTGCTGGAACCATGAAGGAAAATCAAGTCATGGGTGGGGAAAATAACTACGCATTAGCTAGTCACCACGTCTTTGGAATGACTGGTTCGTCTGAAATGCTGTTCTCACCACTTGATCGTGCTAAAAATGGTATGAAAATCTATCTGACAGACAAGGACAAGGTCTACACTTATAAAATCACTAATGTCCATGTTGTAGCACCTACAGAAGTGGCTGTCATCGATGATCATGCAGGTAAAAGTGAGTTAACACTAGTAACTTGTACAGATGCTGAAGCAACAGAACGTACGATTGTTAATGCTATCCTTGAGAAAGAAAGTCGTTACGATGAAGCTTCCAATGACATCCATAAAGCTTTCAATACGTCTTATAATCAAATCGTTCTCTAA
- the gyrA gene encoding DNA gyrase subunit A yields the protein MEDKNLVSVNLTSEMKTSFIDYAMSVIVARALPDVRDGLKPVHRRILYGMNELGVTPDKPHKKSARITGDVMGKYHPHGDSSIYDAMVRMAQWWSYRYMLVDGHGNFGSMDGDGAAAQRYTEARMSKIALEMLRDINKNTVDFQDNYDGSEREPLVLPARFPNLLVNGATGIAVGMATNIPPHNLGETIDAVKLVMDNPEVTTRDLMEVLPGPDFPTGAMVMGKSGIHRAYETGKGSIVLRSKTEIEVTKTGRERIVVTEFPYMVNKTKVHEHIVKLAQEKRIEGITAVRDESSREGVRFVIEVKRDASANVILNNLFKMTSLQTNFSFNMLAIEKGVPKILTLRQILDNYIAHQKEVIVRRTEFDKSKAESRAHILEGLLIALDHLDEVIAIIRNSQTDSEAQAELMTRFDLSERQSQAILDMRLRRLTGLERDKIQSEYDELLKLIADLADILAKPERVITIIKEELDEVKRKFNDDRRTELMVGEVLSLEDEDLIEEEDVLITLSNKGYIKRLAQDEFRAQKRGGRGVQGTGVNDDDFVSQLVSTSTHDTLLFFTNLGRVYKLKGYEIPEYGRTAKGLPVVNLLKLDEGEFIQTMINARKEDIKDYYFFFTTYAGVVKRVPTSEFDNIRQNGLKALTLKDNDQLINVLVTTGNDDIIIGTTAGYSVRFNESVVRSMGRVAAGVRGVKLRDEDYVVGASTITDDQEVLVVTEKGYGKRTPAEEYPTKGRGGKGIKTANITDKNGALAGLVTVSGDEDVMLITNKGVVIRTNVSNISQTGRSTMGVRLMRLEEASKLVTFALVEAETADEPAEVVDTED from the coding sequence ATGGAAGATAAAAATCTTGTTAGCGTCAATCTGACTAGCGAAATGAAAACTAGCTTTATTGACTATGCCATGAGTGTTATCGTGGCACGTGCACTTCCAGATGTTAGAGATGGATTAAAACCTGTTCATCGTCGTATTCTGTATGGAATGAACGAGTTAGGTGTAACTCCTGATAAACCACATAAGAAATCAGCTCGTATCACTGGTGATGTCATGGGTAAATATCACCCACACGGTGATAGCTCTATTTATGATGCTATGGTTCGTATGGCACAGTGGTGGTCATACCGTTACATGCTTGTCGATGGTCATGGTAACTTTGGTTCAATGGACGGTGACGGTGCCGCTGCTCAGCGTTATACTGAGGCTCGCATGAGTAAAATTGCTCTTGAAATGCTACGCGACATCAATAAAAATACCGTTGATTTTCAAGATAACTATGATGGCAGTGAGCGTGAACCTTTAGTATTACCAGCCCGATTCCCTAACCTCTTAGTTAATGGTGCAACAGGTATCGCTGTTGGTATGGCAACCAATATCCCTCCTCATAACTTGGGAGAAACCATTGATGCTGTTAAATTGGTTATGGACAATCCTGAAGTCACGACACGTGATTTGATGGAAGTTCTTCCTGGACCAGACTTCCCTACAGGAGCCATGGTCATGGGGAAATCTGGCATTCATCGTGCTTATGAAACAGGAAAAGGGTCTATTGTTCTTCGTTCTAAAACAGAGATTGAAGTGACCAAGACCGGACGTGAGCGTATTGTGGTTACTGAATTTCCATACATGGTCAATAAGACAAAGGTTCACGAACACATTGTCAAACTTGCACAAGAAAAACGTATCGAAGGTATCACTGCTGTCCGCGATGAATCTAGTCGTGAAGGAGTGCGATTTGTTATCGAAGTTAAACGTGATGCATCAGCCAATGTTATCTTAAACAACCTCTTCAAAATGACTAGCCTACAAACCAATTTTAGTTTTAACATGTTAGCCATTGAAAAAGGTGTTCCTAAGATCTTGACACTGCGTCAAATTTTGGATAACTACATTGCTCACCAAAAAGAAGTGATTGTCAGACGTACGGAATTTGATAAATCCAAAGCTGAAAGTCGCGCTCATATCTTAGAAGGCTTATTGATTGCTCTTGATCATTTGGATGAAGTTATTGCTATTATCCGTAACAGCCAAACCGACAGTGAAGCTCAAGCTGAATTGATGACTCGTTTTGACTTGAGTGAACGTCAAAGTCAAGCAATCTTAGACATGCGTCTTCGTCGTTTGACAGGTTTGGAACGTGATAAAATCCAGTCAGAATACGATGAACTCTTGAAGCTAATTGCTGACTTGGCTGATATTTTAGCGAAACCAGAACGTGTCATTACTATCATCAAGGAAGAATTAGACGAAGTTAAACGTAAGTTTAACGATGATCGCCGTACTGAATTAATGGTTGGTGAAGTCTTATCCTTAGAAGATGAAGACTTAATTGAAGAAGAAGATGTCCTTATTACCCTTTCAAACAAAGGGTACATCAAACGTCTTGCTCAAGACGAATTCCGTGCTCAAAAACGTGGGGGACGTGGGGTTCAAGGTACTGGCGTCAATGATGATGACTTTGTTAGCCAGTTGGTATCAACAAGTACTCATGATACACTCTTATTCTTTACGAACTTGGGTCGTGTATATAAACTAAAAGGGTATGAAATTCCAGAATATGGCCGTACAGCTAAGGGGCTACCAGTCGTCAACCTCTTGAAATTAGACGAAGGTGAATTCATTCAAACCATGATTAATGCCCGTAAGGAGGATATTAAAGATTATTATTTCTTCTTTACAACTTATGCAGGTGTGGTTAAACGTGTGCCAACGTCCGAATTTGATAACATTCGCCAAAATGGTCTCAAAGCTCTAACTCTCAAAGACAATGACCAATTGATCAATGTCTTAGTTACAACTGGTAATGATGACATTATTATCGGAACAACAGCTGGTTATTCTGTCCGTTTTAACGAATCTGTTGTTAGAAGTATGGGACGTGTCGCAGCTGGTGTTCGTGGAGTTAAACTGCGTGACGAAGACTATGTCGTTGGCGCTTCAACCATCACTGATGACCAAGAGGTCCTTGTTGTTACTGAAAAAGGTTATGGTAAACGAACACCTGCAGAAGAATATCCTACTAAAGGCCGTGGTGGTAAAGGGATTAAAACAGCTAATATCACCGATAAGAATGGTGCTTTAGCTGGACTTGTCACTGTATCAGGTGATGAAGATGTTATGCTGATTACTAACAAAGGTGTTGTCATCCGTACAAACGTTTCAAATATTTCTCAAACAGGTCGTTCAACAATGGGAGTTCGACTCATGCGTCTGGAAGAAGCATCAAAATTGGTAACATTTGCATTGGTTGAGGCTGAAACTGCTGATGAACCAGCAGAAGTTGTGGATACTGAGGACTAA
- a CDS encoding L-lactate dehydrogenase — translation MTATKQHKKVILVGDGAVGSSYAFSLVNQGIAQELGIIEIPQLFDKAVGDAEDLSHALAFTSPKKIYAAQYSDCADADLVVITAGAPQKPGETRLDLVGKNLAINKSIVTQVVESGFNGIFLVAANPVDVLTYSTWKFSGFPKERVIGSGTSLDSARFRQALAEKLDLDARSVHAYIMGEHGDSEFAVWSHANVAGVNLENFLKDVRNVDEAELVELFEGVRDAAYSIINKKGATFYGIAVALARITKAILDDENAVLPLSVFQEGQYPGVEDVFIGQPAVIGAHGIVRPINIPLNDAEQQKMKASADELKAIIDEAWKNPEFQEASKN, via the coding sequence ATGACTGCAACTAAACAACACAAAAAAGTTATCCTTGTCGGCGATGGTGCCGTAGGGTCATCTTATGCTTTCTCACTTGTTAACCAAGGTATCGCTCAAGAACTTGGTATCATCGAAATTCCACAATTGTTCGATAAAGCTGTCGGAGATGCCGAAGACCTTAGCCACGCTCTTGCTTTCACATCACCTAAAAAAATCTACGCAGCTCAGTATTCTGACTGTGCTGATGCTGACCTTGTAGTTATTACTGCAGGTGCACCACAAAAACCAGGTGAAACTCGCCTTGACCTTGTTGGTAAAAACCTTGCAATCAACAAATCAATCGTTACTCAAGTTGTTGAATCAGGCTTCAATGGTATTTTCCTTGTTGCTGCTAACCCAGTTGACGTTTTGACTTACTCAACTTGGAAATTCTCTGGATTCCCTAAAGAGCGCGTTATCGGTTCAGGGACATCACTTGACTCAGCTCGTTTCCGTCAAGCACTTGCTGAAAAACTTGATCTTGACGCTCGTTCAGTTCATGCCTACATCATGGGTGAGCACGGTGACTCTGAATTTGCTGTATGGTCACACGCTAACGTAGCTGGTGTTAACCTTGAAAACTTCCTTAAAGATGTTCGTAACGTTGACGAGGCTGAACTTGTTGAACTCTTTGAAGGTGTTCGTGATGCAGCTTACTCAATCATCAACAAAAAAGGTGCGACATTCTATGGTATCGCTGTAGCTCTTGCACGTATCACAAAAGCTATCCTCGATGATGAAAATGCAGTACTTCCACTTTCAGTATTCCAAGAAGGTCAATACCCAGGTGTTGAAGATGTCTTCATTGGTCAACCAGCAGTTATTGGTGCACATGGTATTGTTCGCCCAATCAACATTCCATTGAATGATGCTGAACAACAAAAAATGAAAGCTTCTGCAGATGAGCTTAAAGCTATCATTGATGAAGCATGGAAAAATCCTGAATTCCAAGAAGCTTCAAAAAACTAA